In Opitutus sp. ER46, the following are encoded in one genomic region:
- a CDS encoding heparinase II/III family protein, giving the protein MRPLPLLFTLLFTLGLARADVFPKHEPERQFAELKVYDAEGHPWRVAQEDWTGARRRVAEDPAWTKWLRSERAQVDAWIAHHQDHVEWAAGWSHDGVSPKDGSRLNWVDQIPGKEITHFTSASDPQVEITPKLFAWWVVTFRNRHVETMVRAARLHRLTGDERYARWVIDQMDFYAANLDRWAMLPTAKGARLFWQTLSEATGLVQFTEAVRLLGDTVPAAQRQRWRTTFFQPEVELLNRTFRSIHNIATWQRCAVAEVALLYDDEPLWRQMIDGEFGVRQQIAGGITSEYLWYEQSFGYNSYVVSALNSLFTAASLHGRAPELAAEMATAENLMLSPTYLRFPNGQLPNPADNRGILTAPERGPFLETYRVLPTTIGLTDAAGTRNWNTLLDPPPASPHPVTLPAVTSRNLESSRMALLKSGRWQVFFHYGQLTRSHSEAEALNFSAFYGDTDITHDPGVVGYGSPLYRGYYTRGLCHNVPLIDGEGQEPPQRGELLAYSATPVRVSAAQPHYTRNAGAGRALEIKDDALVDTVTVETRAPRRLGLALHVQGRAQLPAGFTADATLPEGRAEPFRHWRDARAATFRDHAEIDVAYGSVVMRVTFTAPGEFRLWHASSPDVPPARRESFYLELLAPAAKATFTTTFTPQPTR; this is encoded by the coding sequence ATGCGTCCGCTTCCCCTGCTCTTCACGTTGCTGTTCACCCTCGGCCTCGCCCGCGCCGACGTCTTTCCGAAGCACGAGCCCGAGCGGCAATTTGCCGAACTCAAGGTGTACGACGCCGAGGGACACCCGTGGCGCGTCGCCCAGGAGGACTGGACCGGCGCCCGCCGGCGTGTGGCGGAGGATCCCGCCTGGACCAAGTGGCTGCGCAGCGAACGCGCCCAGGTCGATGCCTGGATCGCCCACCACCAGGACCACGTCGAGTGGGCCGCCGGCTGGTCGCACGACGGCGTCAGCCCCAAGGACGGCTCCCGCCTGAACTGGGTCGACCAGATCCCCGGGAAGGAGATCACGCATTTCACCAGCGCCTCCGATCCGCAGGTCGAAATCACCCCGAAGCTCTTCGCGTGGTGGGTCGTCACCTTCCGCAACCGGCACGTCGAAACCATGGTCCGCGCCGCCCGGCTCCACCGGCTCACCGGCGACGAACGCTACGCCCGTTGGGTGATCGACCAGATGGATTTTTACGCCGCCAACCTCGACCGGTGGGCCATGCTCCCGACGGCCAAGGGGGCCCGGTTGTTCTGGCAGACGCTCTCCGAGGCGACCGGCCTCGTGCAGTTCACCGAAGCCGTCCGGCTCCTCGGCGACACCGTCCCCGCGGCCCAGCGGCAGCGCTGGCGCACGACCTTCTTCCAGCCCGAAGTCGAGCTGCTCAACCGCACGTTCCGCTCGATCCACAACATCGCGACCTGGCAGCGCTGCGCCGTCGCCGAGGTTGCCCTCCTCTACGACGACGAACCGCTCTGGCGGCAGATGATCGACGGCGAGTTCGGCGTCCGCCAGCAGATCGCCGGCGGCATCACCTCCGAGTACCTCTGGTACGAGCAGTCCTTCGGGTACAACAGCTACGTCGTCAGCGCGCTGAACTCGCTGTTCACGGCGGCGAGCCTCCACGGGCGCGCGCCGGAACTCGCCGCCGAGATGGCCACCGCCGAGAACCTGATGCTCTCGCCGACGTACCTCCGTTTCCCCAACGGCCAGCTGCCCAACCCAGCCGACAACCGCGGCATCCTCACCGCGCCGGAACGCGGCCCTTTCCTCGAGACCTACCGCGTCCTGCCCACGACCATCGGACTCACCGACGCCGCCGGGACGCGCAACTGGAACACCCTGCTCGATCCGCCGCCCGCCTCGCCGCATCCGGTCACCCTCCCGGCCGTGACGAGCCGCAACCTGGAGTCCTCCCGCATGGCGCTGCTCAAGAGCGGCCGCTGGCAGGTGTTCTTCCATTACGGCCAGCTCACCCGCTCCCACTCCGAGGCGGAGGCGCTCAACTTCTCGGCCTTCTACGGCGACACCGACATCACGCACGATCCCGGCGTCGTGGGCTACGGCTCGCCTCTCTATCGCGGCTATTACACGCGCGGCCTCTGCCACAACGTCCCACTGATCGACGGCGAGGGGCAGGAACCGCCGCAACGGGGCGAACTTCTCGCCTACTCCGCCACCCCGGTCCGCGTCTCCGCCGCGCAACCGCACTACACCCGCAACGCCGGCGCCGGCCGCGCGCTCGAGATCAAGGACGACGCCCTCGTCGACACCGTCACGGTCGAAACCCGCGCGCCGCGGCGCCTCGGCCTCGCGCTGCATGTTCAGGGGCGCGCGCAGTTGCCCGCCGGCTTCACGGCCGACGCCACGCTCCCCGAAGGCCGCGCCGAACCTTTCCGCCACTGGCGCGACGCGCGGGCAGCCACGTTCCGCGACCACGCCGAGATCGACGTCGCCTACGGCAGCGTCGTGATGCGCGTCACATTCACCGCGCCGGGCGAGTTCCGCCTCTGGCACGCCTCCTCGCCGGACGTTCCGCCCGCCCGGCGCGAGAGTTTCTATCTCGAACTGCTCGCGCCGGCGGCCAAGGCCACGTTCACGACCACCTTCACCCCGCAGCCGACGCGGTAG
- a CDS encoding glycosyl hydrolase family 28 protein, translating into MAYLPPLLRRAGWAGVGILVLAAATLLRADPPLPVIPAGVFDVTAQGAVADGVTDNTSAIQAALNAARTAGGGTVRFPAAAQSYRTGPLTVYAGTRFLVEAGAVVQALPFGTYPNSRTSPAHFITVYTGATHVEFSGGGRIDGDGEAWWAAYEAGQISGRPRLVQVNRADTVRFTGLTFTNSPMFHLAFSATNNVTIDGITITTPADAPNSDGLDPAGQHYLIKNCAISVGDDNIAVKPGSVFCGDITITNCAFGTGHGVSIGGQTNVGLDGMLVDQCTFTGTTTGVRMKADATQGGPVQNVTYSNLTMTDVRYPFVFYSYYAAVGSPGSTSGSNQTTPAKVANWNATPPHPLTATTIPTWRHITLSNITATDAWGYSVIWGLPLAEALIEDVTLHNVRVNGTVGLEVFNAQNVRFTGSTEFAVPAGGNALVTYNALTITRQPQDLTAVPGGTAIFTVGAAGGGGINATPLRYQWLAAGVPLTDGPRANGTVVSGATTATLTLSGVGEADRGVYAAQVSTALDTYNAGVTALVPANTAVTNTSEGATLTLGVRPTASLVNMSVRAQTGTGEATLIVGFVVSGYGKPVLVRTVGPTLRTQFQLATALPDPELALYHDGLVVAANDNWVTFPDQPALAAATTRTWAFGLDAGSADAALLATAGDGNYSVMVGGKGGSGVVLAEVYDADPTVGARLCNLSVRGQAGSGEAMLTAGFVVGGSGTKRLLVRGIGPGLSRWISSYLVDPQLKVFRQSDHAVIAENLDWGRAATAPEITAAFAATGAFGLADGSKDAVVVLSLPPDSYTVQVSGTGEGMSGVALVEVYELP; encoded by the coding sequence GTGGCTTACTTACCCCCTTTGCTGCGCCGCGCCGGCTGGGCCGGCGTGGGTATCCTCGTCCTGGCGGCCGCGACCCTTCTGCGCGCGGATCCGCCGCTGCCGGTGATTCCGGCCGGCGTGTTCGATGTGACCGCCCAGGGCGCGGTGGCGGACGGCGTGACCGACAACACGAGCGCCATCCAGGCGGCGCTCAACGCGGCGCGCACGGCGGGCGGCGGGACGGTCCGCTTCCCCGCGGCCGCGCAGTCATATCGCACGGGACCGCTCACCGTGTATGCCGGCACGCGTTTTCTGGTGGAGGCCGGGGCGGTGGTCCAGGCGCTGCCGTTCGGGACCTATCCGAACAGCCGGACCTCGCCGGCGCATTTCATCACTGTCTATACGGGGGCGACGCACGTGGAGTTCAGCGGCGGCGGGCGGATCGATGGCGATGGCGAGGCCTGGTGGGCCGCCTACGAGGCCGGGCAGATCAGCGGTCGGCCGCGGCTGGTGCAGGTGAACCGGGCCGACACGGTGCGGTTCACCGGACTCACGTTCACGAACTCGCCGATGTTCCACCTCGCGTTCAGCGCGACGAACAACGTCACGATCGACGGGATCACGATCACCACGCCGGCGGACGCCCCCAACTCCGACGGCCTCGATCCGGCCGGGCAGCACTACCTGATCAAGAACTGCGCGATCAGCGTGGGGGACGACAACATCGCGGTGAAGCCGGGCAGCGTGTTCTGCGGGGACATCACGATCACGAACTGCGCGTTCGGCACGGGTCACGGGGTGTCGATCGGCGGCCAGACCAACGTCGGGCTCGACGGCATGCTGGTGGACCAGTGCACCTTCACCGGGACGACGACGGGCGTGCGGATGAAGGCGGACGCCACGCAGGGCGGGCCGGTACAAAACGTGACGTACTCGAATCTCACGATGACCGACGTGCGGTATCCGTTTGTTTTCTACAGCTACTACGCGGCGGTGGGCTCGCCCGGTTCGACGAGCGGTTCGAACCAGACCACTCCGGCCAAGGTGGCGAACTGGAACGCGACGCCGCCGCACCCGCTGACGGCGACGACGATTCCGACGTGGAGGCACATCACGCTGTCGAACATCACCGCGACCGACGCCTGGGGCTACAGCGTGATCTGGGGCCTGCCGCTGGCGGAGGCGCTGATCGAGGACGTGACGCTGCACAACGTGCGCGTGAACGGCACGGTGGGGCTGGAGGTTTTCAACGCGCAGAACGTCCGATTCACCGGCAGCACGGAGTTTGCGGTGCCGGCCGGGGGCAACGCCCTCGTGACCTACAATGCGCTGACGATCACGCGGCAGCCGCAGGACCTCACGGCGGTGCCGGGTGGGACGGCGATTTTCACGGTGGGAGCAGCGGGCGGCGGCGGCATCAATGCCACGCCGCTGCGGTATCAGTGGCTGGCGGCCGGCGTACCCCTGACGGACGGGCCGCGGGCCAACGGGACGGTGGTCAGCGGAGCCACGACGGCGACGCTCACGCTGAGCGGCGTCGGCGAGGCCGACCGTGGCGTTTATGCGGCGCAGGTCTCGACTGCCCTTGACACCTACAACGCCGGGGTGACCGCGCTGGTTCCGGCGAACACGGCGGTGACGAACACCAGTGAAGGCGCGACGCTCACCCTGGGCGTGCGACCGACGGCGTCGCTCGTGAACATGTCGGTCCGCGCGCAGACCGGGACCGGCGAGGCGACTCTGATCGTGGGCTTCGTTGTCTCCGGCTACGGCAAGCCCGTCCTGGTGCGGACGGTGGGACCGACCCTCCGGACGCAGTTCCAGCTGGCGACGGCGTTGCCGGACCCGGAGCTCGCACTGTATCACGACGGCCTCGTGGTGGCGGCGAACGACAACTGGGTGACGTTCCCGGACCAGCCGGCGCTGGCGGCGGCCACGACTCGGACGTGGGCCTTCGGGCTGGATGCCGGTAGTGCCGATGCCGCGCTGCTCGCGACGGCGGGCGACGGCAATTATTCCGTGATGGTGGGGGGAAAGGGCGGCAGCGGCGTGGTGCTGGCGGAGGTCTATGATGCCGATCCGACCGTGGGCGCCCGGCTCTGCAATCTCTCGGTGCGCGGGCAGGCGGGGAGCGGCGAGGCGATGTTGACCGCGGGTTTCGTGGTCGGGGGCAGCGGCACCAAGCGGCTGCTCGTGCGCGGCATCGGGCCCGGTCTCAGCCGGTGGATTTCGAGCTACCTCGTCGACCCGCAACTGAAGGTGTTCCGCCAGTCAGACCACGCCGTGATCGCGGAGAACCTGGATTGGGGGCGCGCGGCGACGGCGCCGGAGATCACCGCGGCGTTTGCCGCCACGGGGGCGTTCGGGCTGGCGGATGGCAGCAAGGATGCAGTCGTCGTGCTCTCGCTGCCGCCGGACAGCTACACGGTGCAGGTTTCCGGGACCGGCGAAGGCATGAGCGGCGTGGCGCTCGTCGAAGTGTACGAGCTGCCGTGA
- the eno gene encoding phosphopyruvate hydratase: protein MNTTITAITAREIIDSRGNPTVEVDVKLACGALGRAAVPSGASTGEHEAIELRDGDKARYGGKGTQKAVGNVKAKIAPALIGFDACDQVGVDRAMLKLDGTSTKSKLGANAILGVSLATAHAAAAALGQPLYKYIGGPNAKVLPVPMMNIMNGGAHSDAPIDFQEFMIMPTGAKSFSEALRMGCEVFHSLKKVLKEKGLATAVGDEGGFAPKLESAEAALDAIALAVKTAGYKLGKDINLALDVASSEFYVAAKKHYVFKKSSGNILSGDEMVEFYKTLTSKYPIISIEDGCAEGDWATWKKLTDAIGDRVQLVGDDLFVTNTEFLKKGIETGTANSILVKVNQIGSLTETLDAVEMAKEANYTAVISHRSGETEDVTIADIAVATNAGQIKTGSLCRTDRIAKYNQLLRIEEELGASAIYGGKMRGL from the coding sequence ATGAACACAACCATTACCGCCATCACCGCCCGTGAGATCATCGACTCGCGCGGCAACCCGACCGTTGAGGTCGACGTGAAGCTCGCCTGCGGCGCCCTGGGTCGCGCCGCCGTGCCGTCCGGCGCCTCCACCGGCGAACACGAAGCGATCGAACTCCGCGACGGTGACAAAGCCCGCTACGGCGGCAAAGGCACCCAGAAGGCCGTCGGCAACGTGAAGGCCAAGATCGCCCCGGCGCTGATCGGCTTCGATGCCTGCGACCAGGTCGGCGTGGACCGCGCGATGCTCAAGCTCGACGGCACCTCCACCAAGTCGAAGCTCGGCGCCAACGCCATCCTCGGCGTCTCCCTCGCCACCGCGCATGCCGCGGCCGCCGCTCTCGGCCAGCCCCTCTACAAGTACATCGGCGGCCCGAACGCGAAGGTCCTCCCCGTTCCGATGATGAACATCATGAACGGCGGCGCGCACTCCGATGCCCCGATCGACTTCCAGGAATTCATGATCATGCCCACCGGCGCGAAGTCCTTCTCCGAGGCGCTGCGCATGGGCTGCGAGGTGTTCCACTCCCTCAAGAAGGTCCTCAAGGAAAAGGGCCTCGCCACCGCCGTCGGCGATGAGGGTGGTTTCGCCCCCAAGCTCGAGTCCGCCGAGGCCGCCCTCGACGCTATCGCGCTCGCCGTGAAGACCGCCGGCTACAAGCTCGGCAAGGACATCAACCTGGCCCTCGACGTCGCCTCCTCCGAGTTCTACGTCGCTGCCAAGAAGCACTACGTCTTCAAGAAGTCCTCCGGCAACATCCTCTCCGGCGACGAGATGGTTGAGTTCTACAAGACCCTCACGTCGAAGTACCCGATCATCTCGATCGAGGACGGCTGCGCCGAGGGCGACTGGGCCACCTGGAAGAAGCTCACCGACGCCATCGGCGACCGCGTGCAGCTCGTCGGCGACGATCTCTTCGTCACCAACACCGAGTTCCTCAAGAAGGGCATCGAGACGGGCACCGCCAACTCGATCCTCGTCAAGGTGAACCAGATCGGCTCCCTCACCGAGACCCTCGACGCCGTCGAGATGGCCAAGGAAGCCAACTACACCGCCGTCATCAGCCACCGCTCGGGCGAGACCGAGGACGTCACGATCGCCGACATCGCCGTCGCGACGAACGCCGGCCAGATCAAGACCGGTTCCCTCTGCCGCACCGACCGCATCGCGAAGTACAACCAGCTCCTCCGCATCGAAGAGGAACTGGGCGCCAGCGCGATCTACGGCGGCAAGATGCGCGGCCTGTAA
- a CDS encoding ankyrin repeat domain-containing protein: MEAIDLPTALRDGTLAQIPAPALTLTAFTAPNAAGNTPMHVAAKYGRLRELPAEFLTPETLTLKNDAGYTPLHHAALGGHLDQIPPALLTAENLARRSNAGVTVVHLAAANGHLDQIPAALLTAETVQWKSDIGNTLLHDAAENGMLDRVPAAFLTPANLGAKNLGGETVLHVAAFNNHLAQVPREHLSAAALREATSSGDTVFHAAAVSGHLEQIPPELLTHDNLVVASKSGFTPIHAAAETGQLNKIPVDQLTADLLLTRNDNGDTPLHAAAYEGHLDQVPSSLLTPERLATRNYDGLTVLRTAVNRGFVHQLPLAVRPREPGPIRRFLQRLANSRLPF; encoded by the coding sequence ATGGAAGCAATCGACCTCCCAACCGCGCTCCGTGACGGCACTCTCGCCCAGATACCGGCCCCCGCCCTGACGCTCACCGCCTTTACGGCGCCGAATGCCGCCGGCAATACGCCCATGCACGTCGCGGCCAAGTACGGGCGGCTCCGCGAGCTCCCGGCCGAATTTCTCACGCCAGAGACCCTTACGCTCAAGAACGACGCCGGCTACACCCCCCTGCACCATGCGGCGCTGGGCGGCCACTTGGACCAGATTCCGCCCGCGCTGCTCACCGCAGAGAACCTCGCGCGCCGCAGCAACGCCGGCGTGACGGTCGTTCACCTCGCCGCGGCCAACGGCCATCTCGACCAGATTCCGGCCGCGCTGCTCACCGCGGAGACTGTGCAGTGGAAGTCCGACATCGGGAACACCCTGCTGCACGACGCCGCCGAAAACGGCATGCTCGACCGCGTGCCGGCGGCCTTCCTCACTCCGGCGAACCTGGGCGCGAAGAATCTCGGCGGTGAAACCGTGCTCCACGTTGCCGCATTCAACAACCACCTGGCTCAGGTCCCCCGCGAACACCTCTCCGCCGCCGCGCTCCGCGAGGCCACGAGCTCGGGCGACACCGTGTTTCACGCCGCCGCCGTCTCCGGCCACCTCGAGCAGATCCCGCCGGAGCTCCTCACGCACGACAACCTGGTCGTCGCCAGCAAGTCGGGCTTCACGCCCATCCACGCCGCAGCCGAAACGGGCCAGCTCAACAAGATCCCCGTCGATCAGCTCACCGCCGACCTCCTGCTGACGCGCAACGACAACGGTGACACTCCCCTCCACGCGGCCGCGTACGAGGGCCACCTCGACCAGGTGCCCTCCTCCCTGCTCACGCCCGAGCGCCTCGCCACCCGCAATTACGACGGCCTCACCGTCCTCCGCACCGCCGTGAACCGCGGCTTCGTCCACCAGCTCCCGCTCGCCGTCCGGCCGCGCGAGCCCGGCCCGATCCGCCGCTTCCTCCAGCGCCTCGCCAACAGCCGGCTTCCGTTCTGA
- a CDS encoding response regulator, translated as MQSSPTNAPTHEQPKDAVLLVDDEQPLLDVFVAALSPYFDVTTANNARDADFLLQKKRFKVVVADHLMPGGNGMNFLVRAREDFPHMQRILVTGFMKPEMLLRSVNEAALFRYLLKPVAISELVRVVTDAAKAHDASLAAKK; from the coding sequence ATGCAATCGAGCCCCACGAACGCCCCGACCCACGAGCAGCCCAAGGACGCCGTCCTGCTGGTTGACGACGAGCAGCCCCTGCTCGACGTGTTTGTGGCGGCGCTCAGTCCGTACTTCGACGTCACGACGGCGAACAATGCGCGGGACGCGGACTTCCTCCTGCAGAAGAAGCGCTTCAAGGTCGTCGTGGCCGACCACCTGATGCCCGGCGGCAACGGCATGAACTTCCTCGTGCGCGCCCGGGAGGATTTCCCGCACATGCAGCGCATCCTCGTCACCGGTTTCATGAAGCCCGAGATGCTCTTGCGCAGCGTCAACGAGGCCGCGCTGTTTCGCTACCTGCTCAAGCCGGTGGCGATCTCGGAGCTGGTGCGCGTGGTGACCGATGCCGCCAAGGCGCACGACGCCAGCCTCGCGGCGAAGAAATAA
- a CDS encoding response regulator, with protein sequence MDAAADRSGNKPAVLLVDDEAPLLDALRQGLEREFALDVAANARDAELLMTTRRYDVVVCDHLMPGEEGLQFLVRCAQRHPGTQRILLTGYLNPELLTRSVAVAQLASCLIKPVRMAELAKAIRDALG encoded by the coding sequence ATGGACGCCGCCGCGGACAGGTCGGGAAACAAGCCGGCGGTGCTGCTGGTGGATGACGAGGCGCCGCTGCTCGATGCGTTGCGGCAGGGCTTGGAGCGGGAGTTTGCCCTCGATGTCGCGGCGAACGCGCGGGATGCCGAACTGCTCATGACGACGCGGCGGTACGATGTCGTCGTCTGCGATCACCTGATGCCGGGCGAGGAGGGGCTGCAATTTCTCGTGCGGTGCGCGCAGCGACACCCGGGCACGCAGCGGATTCTCCTGACGGGATACCTGAACCCGGAGCTGCTCACGCGCAGCGTTGCCGTGGCCCAGCTCGCCTCGTGCCTGATCAAGCCGGTGCGGATGGCGGAGTTGGCCAAGGCGATTCGGGACGCGCTGGGCTGA